A region of Pseudomonas saponiphila DNA encodes the following proteins:
- a CDS encoding LysR family transcriptional regulator: MDLRQLRYFIALNEHRSFVRAADAMGITQPAFSRSIQGLEQEFGCVLVDRGNKDLRPTPEGQVVLQHALSLVQGAALLSSEVTQMTKLDAGEVRFGCGPAPAVKLVPDAVAQFTSAHPKVRTCFAVDNWEKLSRSLNREEIEFFIADIRHFEADPNYQTQPLTPKRGVFFCRPGHPLLAKESLSTNDMFDYPLAATLIPPGIRKLLANLSGRIDFSPTIETEHFPALVKIVRQSNAIGVGTAEAFAEDIEQGSLVLLHWRNLPQNLDSLNARCGIVSRSGFRLSPAARKLIEVLVEVDRQGHAIAV; the protein is encoded by the coding sequence ATGGATCTTCGCCAATTGCGTTACTTCATCGCCCTTAATGAACACCGCAGTTTTGTCCGTGCCGCCGATGCCATGGGCATTACCCAGCCGGCCTTCAGCCGCAGTATCCAGGGCCTGGAACAGGAGTTCGGTTGTGTCTTGGTGGACCGCGGCAACAAGGACCTGCGCCCCACCCCGGAAGGCCAGGTGGTGCTGCAGCACGCCTTGAGCCTGGTCCAGGGCGCGGCCTTGCTCAGCAGTGAAGTGACGCAGATGACCAAGCTCGACGCCGGTGAGGTGCGCTTCGGCTGCGGCCCGGCGCCGGCGGTGAAACTGGTGCCCGACGCGGTGGCGCAATTCACCAGTGCCCACCCCAAGGTGCGCACCTGCTTTGCCGTGGATAACTGGGAGAAACTCAGCCGCAGCCTGAACCGTGAAGAGATCGAATTCTTCATCGCCGACATCCGCCATTTCGAGGCCGATCCGAACTACCAGACCCAACCGCTGACGCCCAAGCGCGGGGTGTTCTTCTGCCGCCCCGGGCACCCGCTGCTGGCCAAGGAAAGCCTGTCCACCAACGACATGTTCGATTACCCCCTGGCCGCCACCCTGATCCCCCCGGGGATTCGCAAACTGCTGGCCAACCTCAGCGGACGCATCGACTTTTCACCGACCATCGAAACCGAACACTTTCCGGCGCTGGTGAAGATCGTCCGCCAGTCCAACGCCATTGGCGTGGGCACCGCCGAGGCCTTTGCCGAAGACATCGAGCAGGGATCGCTGGTGCTGTTGCACTGGCGCAACCTGCCGCAGAACCTCGACAGCCTGAACGCCCGCTGCGGCATCGTCAGCCGCAGCGGTTTTCGCCTGTCGCCGGCGGCGCGCAAGCTGATCGAGGTGTTGGTGGAGGTGGATCGGCAGGGGCACGCCATCGCCGTGTAG
- a CDS encoding ABC transporter substrate-binding protein, translating into MNLPFKRVISLFAAPALAGLLGCLPLLAQAAELKEIRIAVPDLSAGTQHSGGGVVDVLRQQQIFEKAFADQGIKIQWNFFKGAGPVINEAFANGQVDLAYLGDLAAIIGKSNGLDTRLLSASARGVKHYLGVVPGSGIKTLEDLKGKRVAVFRGTATQLSFDAALASRGLSEKDLKVVNLDFNAAVAALAAKQIDASWGSTGLSALRSKGLAELPLSTKDLGGAGSVQSVLVGAGKFVDEHPEAVEKLLKAQQQAVQWLTQDSNKDAYIQLVSGLASYPPVILQEDLKDQRLSEIFPSTLDPVFLGKLQESVDLAAKERLIRKPFKVDAWVAPQLAAAGL; encoded by the coding sequence ATGAACCTTCCCTTCAAACGAGTCATCAGTCTGTTCGCCGCGCCGGCCCTGGCGGGGCTCCTGGGCTGCCTGCCGCTGCTGGCCCAGGCCGCCGAACTCAAGGAGATCCGCATCGCCGTGCCCGACCTCAGCGCCGGCACCCAGCACAGCGGCGGCGGGGTGGTGGACGTGTTGCGCCAGCAGCAGATCTTTGAAAAGGCCTTCGCCGACCAGGGCATCAAGATCCAGTGGAATTTCTTCAAGGGCGCAGGCCCGGTGATCAACGAAGCCTTTGCCAACGGCCAGGTCGACCTGGCTTATCTCGGCGACCTGGCGGCCATCATCGGCAAGTCCAATGGCCTGGATACCCGTTTGCTCAGCGCCTCGGCCCGTGGGGTCAAGCACTACCTGGGGGTGGTGCCGGGCTCCGGGATCAAGACCCTGGAAGACCTCAAGGGCAAGCGCGTGGCGGTGTTCCGTGGCACGGCTACCCAGCTGTCGTTCGACGCGGCCCTGGCCAGCCGGGGCCTTAGCGAGAAGGACCTGAAAGTGGTCAACCTCGACTTCAACGCGGCGGTGGCGGCCCTGGCGGCCAAGCAGATCGATGCTTCCTGGGGCAGCACCGGGCTCTCGGCCCTGCGCAGCAAGGGGCTGGCCGAACTGCCCCTGAGCACCAAGGACCTGGGCGGCGCCGGCAGCGTGCAGAGCGTGCTGGTGGGCGCCGGCAAGTTTGTCGACGAGCATCCCGAGGCCGTGGAAAAACTGCTCAAGGCCCAGCAGCAGGCGGTGCAGTGGCTGACCCAGGACAGCAACAAGGACGCCTATATCCAGCTGGTGTCGGGCCTGGCCAGCTACCCGCCGGTGATCTTGCAGGAGGACCTCAAGGACCAGCGCCTGAGTGAGATCTTCCCCTCGACCCTGGACCCGGTGTTCCTCGGCAAACTGCAGGAATCGGTGGACCTGGCGGCCAAGGAGCGGTTGATCCGCAAGCCGTTCAAGGTCGATGCCTGGGTGGCGCCGCAACTGGCTGCTGCCGGTCTTTGA